TTCGCCGCCGAACTGGAGCGCGTGACCGGCGCGTTCCTCACCTCGGCGCAGGCCGGTGACCCCGTGCTGCGGGACCGCCTCGTCGGCCAGTGGGCCGAGCTGCGCACCATGCGGTGGCACGCGCTGCGCACCCTGGGGGCCGCCGCCCCCGACCCGGGCGCGCCCAGCGTGGCCAAGCTCCTGTGGGGCGGCTGGCACCGGCGGCTCGGCGAGCTGGCGGTGGCGGTGCGGGGCGCGGTGGCCAGCGCCGGGCCCGCGGACTGGGCGCGCGGGACTCCGTACGAGCTGGGCCTCGACGAGGCGCAGCGGCTGTTCCTGTTCACCCGCGCCGACACCATCTACGGCGGTTCGGACGAGATCCAGCGGAACATCATCGCCGAGCGCGTGCTCGGCCTGCCTAAGGAGTCCAGGTGAGAGGCGTCGTGTTCGACGGCAAGCAGGCCCAGGTGGTCGACGACCTGGAGATACGCGATCCCGGGCCGGGGGAGGTGCTCGTCGCGATCAAGGCGGCCGGGCTGTGCCACAGCGACCTGTCGGTGATCGACGGGACGATCCCCTTCCCGCCGCCGGTGGTCCTCGGGCACGAGGGCGCGGGCGTCGTGGAGGCGGTCGGCTCCGGCGTCACCCACGTGGCGCCGGGCGACCACGTCTCGCTGTCCACCCTCGCGAACTGCGGGGCGTGCGCCGACTGCGACCGGGGCCGGCCGACGATGTGCCGCAAGGCGATCGGGATGCCGGGCCAGCCCTTCTCGCGCGGCGGTACGCCGCTCTACCAGTTCGCGTCCAACTCGGCCTTCGCGGAACGCACCCTCGTCAAGGCCGTCCAGGCGGTCAAGATCCCCCGGGACATCCCCTTCCCCTCGGCCGCCCTGATCGGCTGCGGGGTCCTGACGGGCGTCGGCGCCGTCCTGAACCGGGCCAAGGTGGACCGGGGCGAGACGGTGGTCGTCATCGGCACCGGCGGGATCGGCCTGAACGTCCTCCAGGGGGCCCGTATCGCGGGCGCGACCACGATCGTGGCGGTCGACGTGAACCCGGCGAAGGAAGCGGTGGCCCGGCAGTTCGGCGCCACGCACTTCATCGACGCCTCGGCGGTGGCGGACTCCTCGGCGGCGGTCCGCGAGATCCTCCCGACCGGCGCGGACCACGCCTTCGAGTGCGTCGGCAACGTGAAACTGATCCGCCAGGCGATCGACCTCCTCGACCGCCACGGCCAGGCCGTCCTGCTGGGCGTGCCCGGCTTCAAGGAGGAGGCCTCCTTCCAGGTCTCATCGATGTACCTCGACAAGACGGTCATGGGCTGCCGCTACGGCTCCTCCCGCCCCCAGCGCGACATCGCCCTCTACGCGGAGCTGTACCGCCAGGGCCGCCTCCTGCTGGACGAACTGGTCACCGAGACCTACCCGGTCGAAGACTTCGCCAAGGCAGCGGACGACGCCCACCACGGGCGGGTGGCGCGGGGGGTGCTGACGTTCTGACCGGCGAGTATGGATGGGGGATACGGGTGCGGGTACGTACCCGCGTCCCGCACCCGTACCCGTTTCCGCCCTCGTACACGCGCGGCATGACCGGCACCTACCCCGGTCGGTTCGCGTTCCACGGGTGGAGCTTCTCCGGGTTGCGGACCGCCCAGATGCGGGTGACGCGGCCGTCCGCGAGGCCGAAGGCCGCGACGGTCACGGTCGTGCCGGAGTGCCGGGCGACCAGGCCGGGCCGGCCGTTGACCGTCCGCTCCAGGAGCGTCAGACCGGGGGCCTTGTCCGCGATGTGGATCAGGTAGGCGGCGATGCGCTCGCTGCCCTCGACCGGGCGCAGGACGGC
This is a stretch of genomic DNA from Streptomyces sp. NBC_00536. It encodes these proteins:
- a CDS encoding Zn-dependent alcohol dehydrogenase gives rise to the protein MRGVVFDGKQAQVVDDLEIRDPGPGEVLVAIKAAGLCHSDLSVIDGTIPFPPPVVLGHEGAGVVEAVGSGVTHVAPGDHVSLSTLANCGACADCDRGRPTMCRKAIGMPGQPFSRGGTPLYQFASNSAFAERTLVKAVQAVKIPRDIPFPSAALIGCGVLTGVGAVLNRAKVDRGETVVVIGTGGIGLNVLQGARIAGATTIVAVDVNPAKEAVARQFGATHFIDASAVADSSAAVREILPTGADHAFECVGNVKLIRQAIDLLDRHGQAVLLGVPGFKEEASFQVSSMYLDKTVMGCRYGSSRPQRDIALYAELYRQGRLLLDELVTETYPVEDFAKAADDAHHGRVARGVLTF